Part of the Lutra lutra chromosome 4, mLutLut1.2, whole genome shotgun sequence genome is shown below.
CAGCAGGAGGAAAGACGAGAGCAAGAACTGAGGCGCCAGCAGGAGGAAAGACGAGAGCAAGAACTGAGGCGCGAGGAGCCCCGCTTGGAGCAGGAGCTGAGGCGCGAGCAGGAAGAAAGGTGCAAACAGGAGCTGAGgcgggagcaggaggagagacgCCAGCAGCTGAGGCGCGAGCAGGAGAGATGCGAGCAAGAACTGAGGCGCGAGGAGCAGCGCTTGGAGCAGGAACTGCGGCTCGAGCAGGAAGAAAGACGTGAGCAAGAACTGAGGCGCCAGCAGGAGGAAAGACGAGAGCAAGAACTGAGGCGCGAGGAGCCCGGTTTGGAGCAGGAGCTGAGGCGGGAGCAGGAGGAAAGGCTCAAACAGGAGCTGAGgcgggagcaggaggagagacgCCATCAGCTGAGGCGCGAGGAGCAGCGCTTGGAGCAGGAGCTGAGGCGCGAGCAGGAGGAAAGACGAGAGCAAGAACTGAGGCGCGAGGAGCCCCGTTTGGAGCAGGAGCTGAGGCGGGAGCAGGAGGAAAGGCTCAAACAGGAGCTgaggtgggagcaggaggagagacgCCATCAGCTGAGGCGCGAGGAGCAGCGCTTGGAGCAGGAGCTGAGGCGCGAGCAGGAGAGACGCGAGCAAGAACAGAGGCGCGGGGAGCCCCGCTTGGAGCAGGAGCTGAGGCGTGAGCAGCAGCTGAGGCGCGAGCAGGAGAGACACGAGCAAGAACAGAGGCGCGAGGAGCCCCGCTTGGAGCAGGAGCTGAGGCGCGAGCAGCAGCTAAGTCGTGAGCAAGAGGAAAGACTCGAGCAGGAGCTGAggcgggggcaggaggagagacgCCAGCAACTGAGGCGCGAGGAGCGGCGCTTGGAGCAAGAGCTGAGGCGCGAGCAAGAGGAGAGACGCGAGCAAGAACTCAGACGCGAGGAGCCGCGCTTGGAGCAAGAGCTGATGCGCGAGCAGCAGAtgaggcaggagcaggaggagagacgCGAGCAGCTGAGGCGCGAGGAGCAGTGCTTGGAGCAGCAGCTCAGGCGCAAGCAGGAGCTGAGGCGCGAGGAGCCGCGCttggagcaggaggagagacgCGAGCAGGAAGAGAGACTCGAGCAACAGCTGAGGCGCGAGCAGGAGGAAAGACGTGAGCAGCAGCTGAGGCGCGAGCAGGAGGAAAGACGTGAGCAGCTGAGACGCGAGGAGCCCCGCTTGGAACAGGAGAGGCGGAAAGAGCAGCTCAGGCGCGAGGAGCAGCGCTTGGAGCAGCAGCTCAGGCGCGAGGAGCAGCGCTTGGAGCAGCAGCTCAGGCGCGAGCAGCAGCTGAGACGCGAGGAGCCGCGCCTGGAGCAGGAACTGAGACGCGAACAGGAAGAGAGACTCGAGCAACAGCTGAGGCGCGAGCAGGAGGAAAGACGTGAGCAGCTGAGACGCGAGGAGCCCCGCTTGGAACAGGAGAGGCGGAAAGAGCAGCTCAGGCGCGAGGAGCAGCGCTTGGAGCAGCAGCTCAGGCGCGAGCAGCAGCTGAGACGCGAGGAGCCGCGCCTGGAGCAGGAACTGAGACGCGAACAGGAAGAGAGACTCGAGCAACAACTGAGGCGCGAGCAGGAGGAAAGACGTGAGCAGCTGAGACGCGAAGAGCCCCGCTTGGAACAGGAGAGGCGGAAAGAGCAGCTCAGGCGCAAGCAGCAGCTGGTTGAGGAGGcggtggaagaggaagaagcccAAGAGCGGGGCAAGAGCCGCATCCCAAGGTGGCAGTGGCAGCTCGAAAGTGAGGCAGAAGCTCGTCAAAGCAAAGTCTACTCCAGGCCCCGCGGGCAGGAGCAGAAGCACTGCCcggagcaggaggagaagaggCGGCTCCAGGAGCGCGAGCGGCAACTccgggagcaggaggaggaaggccaGTGGCAGCACGGGTTCCGGCCCCTCCCGGAGGAGCGCGAACCGCTGCTGCAACGGGAGGAGCAGGCACGCcttcagagggaggaggaagagccgCGCCGCGACTTCAGATGGCAGTGGCAGGCTGAGGAAGAGAGCGAGAGGCGCCGCCAGAGGCTGTCGGCCAGGCCCGCGTCGCAAGAGCTGCGGGAGAAGCAGTTAAGAGCCGGGGAGCGGCAGGCGCGGGAACTGTTCTGTGAAGAGGAGGAGCAGCGCCGCCAGCGACTcgagagggagcaggagcagcaggTCCGTAAGGAGAAGCAGCTCCAGTTGGAGGAGAGCTTCCAAGAGGACCAGGAGAGGAAGCTACACCAGGAAGAGCAGCGCCACGACCAAAAATGGAGGTGGCAACCAGATGAGGAAAGCCAGAGACGCCGCCACATAGTGTACGCCAAGCCAGCTGAACGAGAGCAGCTGAGGGAAGGAGAGCAGCTGCAGAGAGAGGAACGCGAGAAGAAGCTTCGCCAGGAGCGGGAGAGACAATATCGGGAGGAAGAGCAGCTgcagcaggaggaagagcagcTGCAGAGGGAGGAACGCGAGAAGAGGCGCCGCCAGGAGCGGGAGAGACAATATCGGGAGGAAGAGCAGCTGCAGCAGGACGAAGagcagctgcagagggagaggaggcgcGAACAGCGCGACAGGCAATACCTGGAGGATGAAGAGCTGCAGCGCCTAGATGGGAAGCGGCAATTCCAGGATGACGATCAGCGCGGTGATCTGAAATGGCAGTGgcaaccacaaaaagaaaatgaagttcgTAATCATAGGGTTTACTCCAAACgcagagagaatgaagaaaagatcCAGGAGGGCTACAAGAAGTTCCGCCAGGAGGAGCAGCTCctgcaggaaaggaaagaacagcTGCGCCGCCAGGAGCGCGACAGAAAGTTCCGTGAGGAGGAGCAGCTCCtgcaggaaagggaagaacagcTGCGCCGCCAGGAGCGCGACAGAAAGTTCCGCGAGGAGGAGCAGCTCCtgcaggaaagggaagaacagcTGCGCCGTCAGGAGCGCGACAGAAAGTTCCGCGAGGAGGAGCAGCTCCtgcaggaaagggaagaacagcTGCGCCGCCAGGAGCGCGACAGAAAGTTCCGCGAGGAGGAGCAGCTCCtgcaggaaagggaagaacagcTGCGCCGCCAGGAGCGCGACAGAAAGTTCCGCGAGGAGGAGCAGCTCCTGCAGGAAAGGGAGGAACAGCTGCGCCGCCAAGAGCGCGACAGGAAGTTCCGCGAAGAGGAACAGCTCCTGCAAGAAAGGGAGGAACAGCTGCGCCGCCAGGAGC
Proteins encoded:
- the TCHH gene encoding trichohyalin isoform X5; the protein is MSPLLRSIFNITEMFNQYASHDCDGAALSKKDLKNLLEREFGDVLRRPHDPETVDLILELLDRDCNGLIDFNEFLLFVFKVAQACYYALSQASGLDEKRAKCEGRENPLQEPRQEDQRRFEPQDRQLEERRQKRQELERELAEEEKQRLQRREREEHLEEEEHLQGRKGRELEKFSNQEQSQERRDLRELQKEEQLQRLERQEQRERALQEEEQLEQQRRKETRLPPELRRVQERREQELRRQEQRLEQELGLEQEERREQELRREEQRLEQELRLEQEERREQELRRQQEERREQELRRLQEERREQELRREEPRLEQELRREQEERCKQELRREQEERRQQLRREQERCEQELRREEQRLEQELRLEQEERREQELRRQQEERREQELRRQQEERREQELRREEPRLEQELRREQEERCKQELRREQEERRQQLRREQERCEQELRREEQRLEQELRLEQEERREQELRRQQEERREQELRREEPGLEQELRREQEERLKQELRREQEERRHQLRREEQRLEQELRREQEERREQELRREEPRLEQELRREQEERLKQELRWEQEERRHQLRREEQRLEQELRREQERREQEQRRGEPRLEQELRREQQLRREQERHEQEQRREEPRLEQELRREQQLSREQEERLEQELRRGQEERRQQLRREERRLEQELRREQEERREQELRREEPRLEQELMREQQMRQEQEERREQLRREEQCLEQQLRRKQELRREEPRLEQEERREQEERLEQQLRREQEERREQQLRREQEERREQLRREEPRLEQERRKEQLRREEQRLEQQLRREQQLRREEPRLEQELRREQEERLEQQLRREQEERREQLRREEPRLEQERRKEQLRREEQRLEQQLRREQQLRREEPRLEQELRREQEERLEQQLRREQEERREQLRREEPRLEQERRKEQLRRKQQLVEEAVEEEEAQERGKSRIPRWQWQLESEAEARQSKVYSRPRGQEQKHCPEQEEKRRLQERERQLREQEEEGQWQHGFRPLPEEREPLLQREEQARLQREEEEPRRDFRWQWQAEEESERRRQRLSARPASQELREKQLRAGERQARELFCEEEEQRRQRLEREQEQQVRKEKQLQLEESFQEDQERKLHQEEQRHDQKWRWQPDEESQRRRHIVYAKPAEREQLREGEQLQREEREKKLRQERERQYREEEQLQREEEQLQQDEEQLQRERRREQRDRQYLEDEELQRLDGKRQFQDDDQRGDLKWQWQPQKENEVRNHRVYSKRRENEEKIQEGYKKFRQEEQLLQERKEQLRRQERDRKFREEEQLLQEREEQLRRQERDRKFREEEQLLQEREEQLRRQERDRKFREEEQLLQEREEQLRRQERDRKFREEEQLLQEREEQLRRQERDRKFREEEQLLQEREEQLRRQERDRKFREEEQLLQEREEQLRRQERDRKFREEEQQLRRREREQQLRQERDRKFREEEQLLQEREEQLRRQERDRKFLEEEQQLCRREREQQLRQERDRKFREEEQLLQEREEQLRRQERDRKFHEEEQQLRRREREQQLRQERDRKFREEEQLLQEREEQLRRQERDRKFLEEEQELRRREREQQLRQERDRKFREEEQLLQEREEQLRRQERDRKFWEEEQLLQEREQLSRQERDRKFLEEEQELRRREREQQLRQERDRKFREEEQLLQEREEELRRQQEKQQRRRGQVWEKGDKGSRQSLGPGKRQFASVPVRSSPLYEYIQEQRSQYRS
- the TCHH gene encoding trichohyalin isoform X18 translates to MSPLLRSIFNITEMFNQYASHDCDGAALSKKDLKNLLEREFGDVLRRPHDPETVDLILELLDRDCNGLIDFNEFLLFVFKVAQACYYALSQASGLDEKRAKCEGRENPLQEPRQEDQRRFEPQDRQLEERRQKRQELERELAEEEKQRLQRREREEHLEEEEHLQGRKGRELEKFSNQEQSQERRDLRELQKEEQLQRLERQEQRERALQEEEQLEQQRRKETRLPPELRRVQERREQELRRQEQRLEQELGLEQEERREQELRREEQRLEQELRLEQEERREQELRRQQEERREQELRRLQEERREQELRREEPRLEQELRREQEERCKQELRREQEERRQQLRREQERCEQELRREEQRLEQELRLEQEERREQELRRQQEERREQELRRQQEERREQELRREEPRLEQELRREQEERCKQELRREQEERRQQLRREQERCEQELRREEQRLEQELRLEQEERREQELRRQQEERREQELRREEPGLEQELRREQEERLKQELRREQEERRHQLRREEQRLEQELRREQEERREQELRREEPRLEQELRREQEERLKQELRWEQEERRHQLRREEQRLEQELRREQERREQEQRRGEPRLEQELRREQQLRREQERHEQEQRREEPRLEQELRREQQLSREQEERLEQELRRGQEERRQQLRREERRLEQELRREQEERREQELRREEPRLEQELMREQQMRQEQEERREQLRREEQCLEQQLRRKQELRREEPRLEQEERREQEERLEQQLRREQEERREQQLRREQEERREQLRREEPRLEQERRKEQLRREEQRLEQQLRREQQLRREEPRLEQELRREQEERLEQQLRREQEERREQLRREEPRLEQERRKEQLRREEQRLEQQLRREQQLRREEPRLEQELRREQEERLEQQLRREQEERREQLRREEPRLEQERRKEQLRRKQQLVEEAVEEEEAQERGKSRIPRWQWQLESEAEARQSKVYSRPRGQEQKHCPEQEEKRRLQERERQLREQEEEGQWQHGFRPLPEEREPLLQREEQARLQREEEEPRRDFRWQWQAEEESERRRQRLSARPASQELREKQLRAGERQARELFCEEEEQRRQRLEREQEQQVRKEKQLQLEESFQEDQERKLHQEEQRHDQKWRWQPDEESQRRRHIVYAKPAEREQLREGEQLQREEREKKLRQERERQYREEEQLQQEEEQLQREEREKRRRQERERQYREEEQLQQDEEQLQRERRREQRDRQYLEDEELQRLDGKRQFQDDDQRGDLKWQWQPQKENEVRNHRVYSKRRENEEKIQEGYKKFRQEEQLLQERKEQLRRQERDRKFREEEQLLQEREEQLRRQERDRKFREEEQLLQEREEQLRRQERDRKFREEEQLLQEREEQLRRQERDRKFREEEQLLQEREEQLRRQERDRKFREEESSSCRKGKKSCAASRRSSRGAEAKSGRKETRAVGSLWGLASVSLPVSRCAPALSMSTSKSRDLSTAHRRCCQYPDTYQSFQQKKMRNTGYQMTQMFLVMGELSDVPKSFFFPKP
- the TCHH gene encoding trichohyalin isoform X22, whose product is MSPLLRSIFNITEMFNQYASHDCDGAALSKKDLKNLLEREFGDVLRRPHDPETVDLILELLDRDCNGLIDFNEFLLFVFKVAQACYYALSQASGLDEKRAKCEGRENPLQEPRQEDQRRFEPQDRQLEERRQKRQELERELAEEEKQRLQRREREEHLEEEEHLQGRKGRELEKFSNQEQSQERRDLRELQKEEQLQRLERQEQRERALQEEEQLEQQRRKETRLPPELRRVQERREQELRRQEQRLEQELGLEQEERREQELRREEQRLEQELRLEQEERREQELRRQQEERREQELRRLQEERREQELRREEPRLEQELRREQEERCKQELRREQEERRQQLRREQERCEQELRREEQRLEQELRLEQEERREQELRRQQEERREQELRRQQEERREQELRREEPRLEQELRREQEERCKQELRREQEERRQQLRREQERCEQELRREEQRLEQELRLEQEERREQELRRQQEERREQELRREEPGLEQELRREQEERLKQELRREQEERRHQLRREEQRLEQELRREQEERREQELRREEPRLEQELRREQEERLKQELRWEQEERRHQLRREEQRLEQELRREQERREQEQRRGEPRLEQELRREQQLRREQERHEQEQRREEPRLEQELRREQQLSREQEERLEQELRRGQEERRQQLRREERRLEQELRREQEERREQELRREEPRLEQELMREQQMRQEQEERREQLRREEQCLEQQLRRKQELRREEPRLEQEERREQEERLEQQLRREQEERREQQLRREQEERREQLRREEPRLEQERRKEQLRREEQRLEQQLRREQQLRREEPRLEQELRREQEERLEQQLRREQEERREQLRREEPRLEQERRKEQLRREEQRLEQQLRREQQLRREEPRLEQELRREQEERLEQQLRREQEERREQLRREEPRLEQERRKEQLRRKQQLVEEAVEEEEAQERGKSRIPRWQWQLESEAEARQSKVYSRPRGQEQKHCPEQEEKRRLQERERQLREQEEEGQWQHGFRPLPEEREPLLQREEQARLQREEEEPRRDFRWQWQAEEESERRRQRLSARPASQELREKQLRAGERQARELFCEEEEQRRQRLEREQEQQVRKEKQLQLEESFQEDQERKLHQEEQRHDQKWRWQPDEESQRRRHIVYAKPAEREQLREGEQLQREEREKKLRQERERQYREEEQLQQEEEQLQREEREKRRRQERERQYREEEQLQQDEEQLQRERRREQRDRQYLEDEELQRLDGKRQFQDDDQRGDLKWQWQPQKENEVRNHRVYSKRRENEEKIQEGYKKFRQEEQLLQERKEQLRRQERDRKFREEEQLLQEREEQLRRQERDRKFREEEQLLQEREEQLRRQQEKQQRRRGQVWEKGDKGSRQSLGPGKRQFASVPVRSSPLYEYIQEQRSQYRS
- the TCHH gene encoding trichohyalin isoform X19 produces the protein MSPLLRSIFNITEMFNQYASHDCDGAALSKKDLKNLLEREFGDVLRRPHDPETVDLILELLDRDCNGLIDFNEFLLFVFKVAQACYYALSQASGLDEKRAKCEGRENPLQEPRQEDQRRFEPQDRQLEERRQKRQELERELAEEEKQRLQRREREEHLEEEEHLQGRKGRELEKFSNQEQSQERRDLRELQKEEQLQRLERQEQRERALQEEEQLEQQRRKETRLPPELRRVQERREQELRRQEQRLEQELGLEQEERREQELRREEQRLEQELRLEQEERREQELRRQQEERREQELRRLQEERREQELRREEPRLEQELRREQEERCKQELRREQEERRQQLRREQERCEQELRREEQRLEQELRLEQEERREQELRRQQEERREQELRRQQEERREQELRREEPRLEQELRREQEERCKQELRREQEERRQQLRREQERCEQELRREEQRLEQELRLEQEERREQELRRQQEERREQELRREEPGLEQELRREQEERLKQELRREQEERRHQLRREEQRLEQELRREQEERREQELRREEPRLEQELRREQEERLKQELRWEQEERRHQLRREEQRLEQELRREQERREQEQRRGEPRLEQELRREQQLRREQERHEQEQRREEPRLEQELRREQQLSREQEERLEQELRRGQEERRQQLRREERRLEQELRREQEERREQELRREEPRLEQELMREQQMRQEQEERREQLRREEQCLEQQLRRKQELRREEPRLEQEERREQEERLEQQLRREQEERREQQLRREQEERREQLRREEPRLEQERRKEQLRREEQRLEQQLRREQQLRREEPRLEQELRREQEERLEQQLRREQEERREQLRREEPRLEQERRKEQLRREEQRLEQQLRREQQLRREEPRLEQELRREQEERLEQQLRREQEERREQLRREEPRLEQERRKEQLRRKQQLVEEAVEEEEAQERGKSRIPRWQWQLESEAEARQSKVYSRPRGQEQKHCPEQEEKRRLQERERQLREQEEEGQWQHGFRPLPEEREPLLQREEQARLQREEEEPRRDFRWQWQAEEESERRRQRLSARPASQELREKQLRAGERQARELFCEEEEQRRQRLEREQEQQVRKEKQLQLEESFQEDQERKLHQEEQRHDQKWRWQPDEESQRRRHIVYAKPAEREQLREGEQLQREEREKKLRQERERQYREEEQLQQEEEQLQREEREKRRRQERERQYREEEQLQQDEEQLQRERRREQRDRQYLEDEELQRLDGKRQFQDDDQRGDLKWQWQPQKENEVRNHRVYSKRRENEEKIQEGYKKFRQEEQLLQERKEQLRRQERDRKFREEEQLLQEREEQLRRQERDRKFREEEQLLQEREEQLRRQERDRKFREEEQLLQEREEQLRRQERDRKFREEEQLLQEREEQLRRQERDRKFREEEQLLQEREEQLRRQERDRKFREEEQLLQEREEQLRRQERDRKFREEEQLLQEREEELRRQQEKQQRRRGQVWEKGDKGSRQSLGPGKRQFASVPVRSSPLYEYIQEQRSQYRS
- the TCHH gene encoding trichohyalin isoform X16 — its product is MSPLLRSIFNITEMFNQYASHDCDGAALSKKDLKNLLEREFGDVLRRPHDPETVDLILELLDRDCNGLIDFNEFLLFVFKVAQACYYALSQASGLDEKRAKCEGRENPLQEPRQEDQRRFEPQDRQLEERRQKRQELERELAEEEKQRLQRREREEHLEEEEHLQGRKGRELEKFSNQEQSQERRDLRELQKEEQLQRLERQEQRERALQEEEQLEQQRRKETRLPPELRRVQERREQELRRQEQRLEQELGLEQEERREQELRREEQRLEQELRLEQEERREQELRRQQEERREQELRRLQEERREQELRREEPRLEQELRREQEERCKQELRREQEERRQQLRREQERCEQELRREEQRLEQELRLEQEERREQELRRQQEERREQELRRQQEERREQELRREEPRLEQELRREQEERCKQELRREQEERRQQLRREQERCEQELRREEQRLEQELRLEQEERREQELRRQQEERREQELRREEPGLEQELRREQEERLKQELRREQEERRHQLRREEQRLEQELRREQEERREQELRREEPRLEQELRREQEERLKQELRWEQEERRHQLRREEQRLEQELRREQERREQEQRRGEPRLEQELRREQQLRREQERHEQEQRREEPRLEQELRREQQLSREQEERLEQELRRGQEERRQQLRREERRLEQELRREQEERREQELRREEPRLEQELMREQQMRQEQEERREQLRREEQCLEQQLRRKQELRREEPRLEQEERREQEERLEQQLRREQEERREQQLRREQEERREQLRREEPRLEQERRKEQLRREEQRLEQQLRREQQLRREEPRLEQELRREQEERLEQQLRREQEERREQLRREEPRLEQERRKEQLRREEQRLEQQLRREQQLRREEPRLEQELRREQEERLEQQLRREQEERREQLRREEPRLEQERRKEQLRRKQQLVEEAVEEEEAQERGKSRIPRWQWQLESEAEARQSKVYSRPRGQEQKHCPEQEEKRRLQERERQLREQEEEGQWQHGFRPLPEEREPLLQREEQARLQREEEEPRRDFRWQWQAEEESERRRQRLSARPASQELREKQLRAGERQARELFCEEEEQRRQRLEREQEQQVRKEKQLQLEESFQEDQERKLHQEEQRHDQKWRWQPDEESQRRRHIVYAKPAEREQLREGEQLQREEREKKLRQERERQYREEEQLQQEEEQLQREEREKRRRQERERQYREEEQLQQDEEQLQRERRREQRDRQYLEDEELQRLDGKRQFQDDDQRGDLKWQWQPQKENEVRNHRVYSKRRENEEKIQEGYKKFRQEEQLLQERKEQLRRQERDRKFREEEQLLQEREEQLRRQERDRKFREEEQLLQEREEQLRRQERDRKFREEEQLLQEREEQLRRQERDRKFREEEQLLQEREEQLRRQERDRKFREEEQLLQEREEQLRRQERDRKFREEEQLLQEREEQLRRQERDRKFREKEQLLQEREEQLRRQERDRKFLEEEQELRRREREQQLRQERDRKFREEEQLLQEREEQLRRQERDRKFWEEEQLLQEREQLSRQERDRKFLEEEQELRRREREQQLRQERDRKFREEEQLLQEREEELRRQQEKQQRRRGQVWEKGDKGSRQSLGPGKRQFASVPVRSSPLYEYIQEQRSQYRS
- the TCHH gene encoding trichohyalin isoform X9, whose product is MSPLLRSIFNITEMFNQYASHDCDGAALSKKDLKNLLEREFGDVLRRPHDPETVDLILELLDRDCNGLIDFNEFLLFVFKVAQACYYALSQASGLDEKRAKCEGRENPLQEPRQEDQRRFEPQDRQLEERRQKRQELERELAEEEKQRLQRREREEHLEEEEHLQGRKGRELEKFSNQEQSQERRDLRELQKEEQLQRLERQEQRERALQEEEQLEQQRRKETRLPPELRRVQERREQELRRQEQRLEQELGLEQEERREQELRREEQRLEQELRLEQEERREQELRRQQEERREQELRRLQEERREQELRREEPRLEQELRREQEERCKQELRREQEERRQQLRREQERCEQELRREEQRLEQELRLEQEERREQELRRQQEERREQELRRQQEERREQELRREEPRLEQELRREQEERCKQELRREQEERRQQLRREQERCEQELRREEQRLEQELRLEQEERREQELRRQQEERREQELRREEPGLEQELRREQEERLKQELRREQEERRHQLRREEQRLEQELRREQEERREQELRREEPRLEQELRREQEERLKQELRWEQEERRHQLRREEQRLEQELRREQERREQEQRREEPRLEQELRREQQLSREQEERLEQELRRGQEERRQQLRREERRLEQELRREQEERREQELRREEPRLEQELMREQQMRQEQEERREQLRREEQCLEQQLRRKQELRREEPRLEQEERREQEERLEQQLRREQEERREQQLRREQEERREQLRREEPRLEQERRKEQLRREEQRLEQQLRREQQLRREEPRLEQELRREQEERLEQQLRREQEERREQLRREEPRLEQERRKEQLRREEQRLEQQLRREQQLRREEPRLEQELRREQEERLEQQLRREQEERREQLRREEPRLEQERRKEQLRRKQQLVEEAVEEEEAQERGKSRIPRWQWQLESEAEARQSKVYSRPRGQEQKHCPEQEEKRRLQERERQLREQEEEGQWQHGFRPLPEEREPLLQREEQARLQREEEEPRRDFRWQWQAEEESERRRQRLSARPASQELREKQLRAGERQARELFCEEEEQRRQRLEREQEQQVRKEKQLQLEESFQEDQERKLHQEEQRHDQKWRWQPDEESQRRRHIVYAKPAEREQLREGEQLQREEREKKLRQERERQYREEEQLQQEEEQLQREEREKRRRQERERQYREEEQLQQDEEQLQRERRREQRDRQYLEDEELQRLDGKRQFQDDDQRGDLKWQWQPQKENEVRNHRVYSKRRENEEKIQEGYKKFRQEEQLLQERKEQLRRQERDRKFREEEQLLQEREEQLRRQERDRKFREEEQLLQEREEQLRRQERDRKFREEEQLLQEREEQLRRQERDRKFREEEQLLQEREEQLRRQERDRKFREEEQLLQEREEQLRRQERDRKFREEEQLLQEREEQLRRQERDRKFREEEQQLRRREREQQLRQERDRKFREEEQLLQEREEQLRRQERDRKFLEEEQQLCRREREQQLRQERDRKFREEEQLLQEREEQLRRQERDRKFHEEEQQLRRREREQQLRQERDRKFREEEQLLQEREEQLRRQERDRKFLEEEQELRRREREQQLRQERDRKFREEEQLLQEREEQLRRQERDRKFWEEEQLLQEREQLSRQERDRKFLEEEQELRRREREQQLRQERDRKFREEEQLLQEREEELRRQQEKQQRRRGQVWEKGDKGSRQSLGPGKRQFASVPVRSSPLYEYIQEQRSQYRS
- the TCHH gene encoding trichohyalin isoform X21, whose protein sequence is MSPLLRSIFNITEMFNQYASHDCDGAALSKKDLKNLLEREFGDVLRRPHDPETVDLILELLDRDCNGLIDFNEFLLFVFKVAQACYYALSQASGLDEKRAKCEGRENPLQEPRQEDQRRFEPQDRQLEERRQKRQELERELAEEEKQRLQRREREEHLEEEEHLQGRKGRELEKFSNQEQSQERRDLRELQKEEQLQRLERQEQRERALQEEEQLEQQRRKETRLPPELRRVQERREQELRRQEQRLEQELGLEQEERREQELRREEQRLEQELRLEQEERREQELRRQQEERREQELRRLQEERREQELRREEPRLEQELRREQEERCKQELRREQEERRQQLRREQERCEQELRREEQRLEQELRLEQEERREQELRRQQEERREQELRRQQEERREQELRREEPRLEQELRREQEERCKQELRREQEERRQQLRREQERCEQELRREEQRLEQELRLEQEERREQELRRQQEERREQELRREQEERREQQLRREQEERREQLRREEPRLEQERRKEQLRREEQRLEQQLRREQQLRREEPRLEQELRREQEERLEQQLRREQEERREQLRREEPRLEQERRKEQLRREEQRLEQQLRREQQLRREEPRLEQELRREQEERLEQQLRREQEERREQLRREEPRLEQERRKEQLRRKQQLVEEAVEEEEAQERGKSRIPRWQWQLESEAEARQSKVYSRPRGQEQKHCPEQEEKRRLQERERQLREQEEEGQWQHGFRPLPEEREPLLQREEQARLQREEEEPRRDFRWQWQAEEESERRRQRLSARPASQELREKQLRAGERQARELFCEEEEQRRQRLEREQEQQVRKEKQLQLEESFQEDQERKLHQEEQRHDQKWRWQPDEESQRRRHIVYAKPAEREQLREGEQLQREEREKKLRQERERQYREEEQLQQEEEQLQREEREKRRRQERERQYREEEQLQQDEEQLQRERRREQRDRQYLEDEELQRLDGKRQFQDDDQRGDLKWQWQPQKENEVRNHRVYSKRRENEEKIQEGYKKFRQEEQLLQERKEQLRRQERDRKFREEEQLLQEREEQLRRQERDRKFREEEQLLQEREEQLRRQERDRKFREEEQLLQEREEQLRRQERDRKFREEEQLLQEREEQLRRQERDRKFREEEQLLQEREEQLRRQERDRKFREEEQLLQEREEQLRRQERDRKFREEEQQLRRREREQQLRQERDRKFREEEQLLQEREEQLRRQERDRKFLEEEQQLCRREREQQLRQERDRKFREEEQLLQEREEQLRRQERDRKFHEEEQQLRRREREQQLRQERDRKFREEEQLLQEREEQLRRQERDRKFLEEEQELRRREREQQLRQERDRKFREEEQLLQEREEQLRRQERDRKFWEEEQLLQEREQLSRQERDRKFLEEEQELRRREREQQLRQERDRKFREEEQLLQEREEELRRQQEKQQRRRGQVWEKGDKGSRQSLGPGKRQFASVPVRSSPLYEYIQEQRSQYRS